One Candidatus Wallbacteria bacterium genomic window carries:
- a CDS encoding DUF2281 domain-containing protein, translating into MNIESKIRILPNELRREVLDFIDFLLAKRENHKGRKPSLEWIGGLSEFQGKFTAMELQKKSLDWRD; encoded by the coding sequence ATGAATATTGAAAGCAAAATCAGAATACTGCCGAACGAATTGCGCAGGGAAGTCCTTGATTTTATCGATTTTCTTCTTGCCAAAAGGGAAAATCACAAAGGGAGAAAGCCAAGCCTTGAATGGATCGGCGGGCTTTCCGAATTCCAGGGAAAATTTACCGCAATGGAACTCCAGAAAAAATCTCTTGATTGGCGTGACTGA
- a CDS encoding PIN domain-containing protein, protein MYLLDTNVFIEGLLGQEKAEEVRSLFLKVRLDELFITDLSIHSIGIILFRLKKIELFHTFLSDLLIDGINIVTLNPEEMKDLEKVAGEYHLDFDDSYQLWASVKNGLKLVSYDSDFDKPGINAVKPVEIN, encoded by the coding sequence ATGTATCTTCTTGACACTAATGTTTTTATTGAAGGATTGCTCGGGCAGGAAAAAGCTGAAGAGGTTAGAAGCCTCTTCCTGAAAGTCAGGCTTGACGAACTTTTCATCACTGATCTTTCCATCCATTCGATTGGAATAATCCTTTTCCGGCTCAAAAAAATTGAACTGTTCCACACCTTTTTAAGTGATCTTCTTATCGATGGAATCAATATTGTGACCTTGAATCCTGAAGAAATGAAAGATCTTGAAAAGGTTGCCGGGGAATATCACTTGGATTTTGATGATTCATATCAACTCTGGGCTTCTGTCAAGAACGGATTGAAGCTGGTAAGCTATGATTCTGATTTTGATAAGCCTGGAATCAATGCCGTCAAACCAGTTGAAATCAACTGA
- a CDS encoding SAM-dependent methyltransferase: MAAEILPSSFRDPSGFVFQQDGKLYRQINRCYQNDYDLLIKSGLYDHLVSEELLIPHQDCIINSPQPETLYKIIKPQEIPFISYPYEWCFSQLKAAALLTLQIQARALEHGLTLKDASAYNIQFTGYKPIFIDTLSFEKYQPGSPWIAYRQFCRHFLAPLALMSYQSPELNKLSLSFLDGIPLDVASATLPFSSRFNWHLLVHLHMHASSEKNCQPATNTGNQSQITLNSLKGIIDSLITAVQKLNLPKNKTLWSEYYENTNYNTKAMSEKERIVRETIAQIKPATVCDAGANTGRFSRIASESGAYTISIDSDHETVELNYLDAQTRKDKNLLPINADLSNPTPAIGCLNQERSSLLSRAPADLTLALALIHHLAITNNMPMDKIARLFASFSKNLLIEFIPKTDSQIVEMLSMRKDIFISYNQDAFEKEFSVFFRIVKKWGIFETKRSLYWLERI, encoded by the coding sequence ATGGCTGCTGAAATACTTCCTTCTTCTTTCAGAGATCCCTCAGGTTTTGTCTTTCAGCAGGACGGTAAATTATATCGGCAGATCAACCGCTGCTATCAGAATGATTATGACCTGTTAATCAAATCCGGCCTTTACGATCACCTGGTTTCCGAGGAATTGCTGATTCCGCATCAAGACTGCATAATAAACTCCCCTCAACCGGAAACTCTGTATAAAATCATCAAGCCTCAGGAAATTCCATTCATTTCCTATCCCTATGAATGGTGTTTCAGCCAGTTGAAAGCAGCTGCTCTGCTCACTTTGCAGATCCAGGCCAGGGCACTTGAACACGGTCTGACCTTAAAGGATGCCAGCGCCTACAACATCCAATTCACAGGCTACAAGCCGATCTTCATCGACACCCTGTCCTTCGAGAAATATCAGCCAGGCTCTCCCTGGATAGCCTACCGCCAGTTCTGCCGGCATTTTCTGGCACCACTGGCTCTGATGAGCTACCAATCCCCTGAACTGAACAAACTAAGCCTCAGCTTCCTGGATGGAATCCCGTTAGATGTAGCATCTGCAACCCTTCCTTTTTCCAGCAGATTCAACTGGCACCTTTTAGTGCACCTGCACATGCACGCCTCCAGTGAAAAGAATTGCCAGCCCGCTACTAATACAGGAAACCAAAGCCAGATCACTCTCAACTCCCTGAAAGGGATCATAGACAGCCTGATCACGGCAGTCCAGAAACTCAATCTACCCAAAAACAAAACTCTCTGGAGCGAATATTACGAAAACACCAATTACAACACAAAAGCCATGTCCGAAAAAGAGCGGATAGTCCGCGAAACCATAGCTCAGATCAAGCCTGCCACAGTCTGCGACGCAGGCGCCAATACCGGCAGATTCAGCCGTATTGCTTCCGAATCAGGTGCCTACACCATCTCAATCGACAGCGACCATGAAACAGTAGAACTGAACTACCTTGATGCTCAAACCCGCAAAGACAAAAACCTGCTCCCAATAAACGCCGACCTGTCCAACCCCACACCAGCCATCGGCTGCCTGAATCAGGAGCGGAGTTCACTGCTCTCACGCGCTCCGGCAGACCTTACCCTGGCCCTTGCCCTGATCCATCACCTGGCAATTACCAACAACATGCCAATGGACAAAATCGCCAGGCTCTTCGCCTCTTTTTCCAAAAACTTGCTGATCGAATTCATCCCAAAGACAGATTCCCAGATTGTGGAAATGCTTTCCATGAGGAAGGATATTTTTATCTCTTACAACCAAGATGCCTTTGAAAAGGAATTTTCTGTGTTTTTTCGCATAGTCAAGAAATGGGGAATTTTCGAGACGAAGAGAAGTTTATATTGGCTAGAGAGGATTTAG
- a CDS encoding glycosyltransferase family 2 protein, translating into MLTIVIPVYNEEKNLPGLLDGLKSIPQNWEVIIVDDGSTDSSATILKSSGYMVITHPENYGYGAALKTGIRAATSEFVAIMDSDGQHQSTEISKLLEHCRDFDMVVGARRTGSVLLRKPGKFLLAQFADFLTGRKIPDLNSGFRIFKRDFIVKYLPILPDGFSFTTTITLAAFTDGYRVKYVPVDVIPRQGGRSEVLASDALRTFYMVLKMAAFFNPLKVFLPFSLICFTLSAWELLYEIHLKGLFHISGSFTVMSLAGFIFFFFGLIADMLATMRKWR; encoded by the coding sequence ATGCTCACCATAGTGATACCAGTTTACAATGAGGAAAAAAACCTACCCGGGCTGCTAGACGGCCTCAAATCTATTCCACAAAATTGGGAAGTGATTATCGTAGACGATGGTAGCACTGATTCAAGCGCTACTATTCTTAAATCGTCGGGTTACATGGTGATTACTCACCCGGAGAATTATGGCTACGGGGCAGCACTCAAGACTGGGATCAGAGCGGCAACGAGTGAATTTGTGGCAATCATGGATAGTGACGGCCAGCACCAGTCAACGGAGATTTCCAAGCTTCTGGAACATTGCAGAGATTTCGACATGGTAGTAGGGGCGCGGCGGACAGGATCGGTATTGCTTCGAAAACCCGGAAAATTCCTACTCGCCCAATTCGCAGATTTTCTGACCGGTAGAAAGATCCCTGACCTGAACAGCGGGTTCAGGATTTTCAAGAGGGATTTCATAGTCAAATATCTGCCGATACTTCCGGACGGTTTCTCCTTCACTACCACGATCACGCTGGCTGCTTTCACTGATGGATACAGGGTGAAATATGTGCCTGTGGATGTGATCCCTCGCCAGGGAGGAAGGTCGGAAGTGCTTGCGTCCGACGCACTGCGTACTTTCTATATGGTGCTCAAGATGGCTGCCTTCTTCAATCCACTCAAGGTTTTCCTGCCGTTCAGCTTGATATGCTTTACCCTCTCTGCATGGGAACTTCTGTATGAAATTCACCTCAAGGGTTTGTTCCACATTTCCGGCAGTTTCACTGTGATGTCGCTGGCAGGCTTCATCTTCTTTTTCTTTGGATTGATTGCGGATATGCTGGCTACAATGAGAAAATGGAGATAA
- a CDS encoding nucleotidyl transferase AbiEii/AbiGii toxin family protein: MFEKSIDPELIGIIDKISLKRDFAESFYLAGGTALALHLGHRKSVDLDFFSEKKFNTDYFCRCITGLGGTIAAEDQETIQAFINNVKISLFYYPYRVLQNFSGFRGIQVAGIPDIACMKVIAVSQRAEKKDFYDLFEILRKTSPPDLKQAILDKYGPGRINCYHVLKALFYFADAEKSPDPISLNNTAWNDVKRFFLDNERKIKESLCPEE; this comes from the coding sequence ATGTTTGAAAAATCAATCGATCCTGAACTGATTGGAATTATTGACAAGATTTCACTGAAGAGAGATTTTGCAGAGTCGTTTTATCTTGCCGGCGGAACGGCTCTGGCTCTGCATCTGGGCCATCGGAAAAGCGTTGACCTGGATTTCTTTTCCGAAAAAAAGTTCAATACCGACTATTTCTGCCGCTGTATTACCGGACTTGGTGGTACGATCGCTGCGGAAGATCAGGAAACAATCCAGGCTTTCATAAACAATGTAAAAATATCCCTGTTTTATTATCCTTATCGAGTTCTGCAGAATTTTTCCGGTTTCAGGGGCATCCAGGTTGCCGGGATTCCTGATATAGCCTGCATGAAGGTGATTGCGGTTTCTCAGCGCGCGGAAAAAAAGGATTTTTATGATCTTTTTGAGATTTTGAGAAAGACATCCCCACCTGATCTGAAGCAGGCGATCCTGGATAAATACGGCCCAGGCAGGATCAACTGTTACCATGTCCTGAAAGCTCTGTTTTATTTTGCGGATGCGGAAAAATCTCCTGATCCGATCAGCCTGAACAATACCGCCTGGAACGATGTAAAGCGATTTTTTCTTGATAATGAACGGAAAATCAAGGAATCGCTCTGCCCCGAAGAGTAG
- a CDS encoding metallophosphoesterase encodes MNLILLITVLILICCSELYFCIYFSLLKFKHKKIPLNRKYIKVMHWLFFISILCILYGYFIEPYWIEVTHITIRSPKLKNGSLRIVHLSDFHSSDGVRNEGKLPGIINPLKPDLLVFTGDAVISKAGIPVFCRAMSSLEAGIGKFAVLGNTDALNSLKNRIFENTGFKVLNGDKVAFEKGGTSFIITGLQSFYPHVTETNVFQQYPILHDLKPSSYNILLLHSPDLFNTLDCGIDLFLAGHTHGGQVSLLLTGSLFSHSKYGYISGEYSKNDALLYVNRGLGVEKGGWHGARFLCRPEVTVIDIVPQEQ; translated from the coding sequence ATGAATCTGATTTTACTGATTACTGTTTTAATCCTGATCTGCTGCAGCGAACTCTATTTCTGCATTTATTTCAGCCTTTTGAAATTCAAGCACAAAAAAATCCCGCTGAACCGGAAATATATCAAGGTGATGCACTGGCTTTTCTTCATCTCAATCCTCTGCATCCTGTATGGCTACTTCATCGAGCCATACTGGATCGAAGTCACTCATATCACGATCAGAAGCCCGAAACTGAAAAATGGCAGCCTGAGAATCGTCCATTTAAGCGATTTTCACAGCAGTGATGGAGTCAGAAACGAAGGAAAGCTGCCTGGAATCATCAATCCTCTGAAGCCTGACCTGCTCGTGTTTACAGGCGATGCTGTGATTTCCAAAGCAGGTATACCTGTCTTCTGCCGGGCCATGAGTTCCCTGGAAGCCGGCATAGGCAAGTTTGCGGTGCTGGGGAATACAGATGCGCTCAACTCCCTCAAAAACAGAATTTTTGAGAATACAGGGTTCAAGGTACTCAACGGCGATAAAGTGGCATTTGAAAAAGGCGGGACTTCTTTCATCATCACTGGTCTGCAAAGCTTCTATCCTCACGTGACAGAGACCAATGTTTTTCAACAATACCCGATTCTTCACGATCTGAAGCCCAGCTCCTATAATATTCTTTTACTGCATTCTCCGGATCTCTTCAACACTCTCGATTGCGGGATCGATCTTTTTCTGGCAGGCCACACGCATGGCGGACAGGTCAGTCTGCTCCTGACAGGATCTCTTTTTTCCCATTCAAAATACGGATACATCAGCGGCGAATACTCAAAAAATGATGCCCTGCTTTATGTGAACAGAGGGCTTGGAGTAGAAAAAGGCGGCTGGCATGGAGCAAGATTCCTCTGCCGCCCAGAAGTAACGGTGATCGATATCGTCCCTCAAGAACAGTGA